In Nostoc sp. CENA543, a single genomic region encodes these proteins:
- a CDS encoding class I SAM-dependent methyltransferase, whose product MVASISNRGGSAAAIQHHYDVSNEFYQLWLDSTLTYSSGLWDSPTLDDDLEAAQHRKIDWHLQASGATTGKRLLDIGCGWGALMQRHIQSNPQNQATGLTLSHNQYLHIRTLNSPQIQVCEESWIVHQPTAPYDAIVSIGAFEHFAQPEAASDEKISVYREFFSRCQQWLKPKGKLSLQTIAYGSLNAEDKNVFTQTEIFPDSELPRPGEIFIASDGLFEVKTYRNDRLHYGKTCDLWLKNLRRQKPLVIEQFGEELYLKYEQYLKLAVAGFYFGQILLLRFEMQSLAK is encoded by the coding sequence ATGGTAGCAAGTATCAGCAACCGTGGCGGTAGTGCCGCAGCTATTCAGCACCACTACGATGTCAGCAACGAATTTTATCAGCTTTGGCTAGATTCTACTTTGACCTACTCTTCTGGTTTATGGGATAGCCCTACGTTGGATGATGACCTAGAAGCAGCACAGCACAGAAAAATCGATTGGCATCTGCAAGCTTCAGGCGCAACAACCGGCAAAAGACTATTAGACATTGGTTGTGGATGGGGTGCATTAATGCAACGTCATATCCAATCAAATCCCCAGAATCAGGCTACAGGTTTGACCTTAAGCCACAATCAATATCTACACATTCGCACTCTCAATAGCCCTCAGATCCAAGTCTGCGAAGAAAGTTGGATTGTCCATCAGCCAACAGCCCCCTATGATGCGATCGTCTCAATTGGTGCTTTTGAACATTTTGCCCAACCAGAAGCCGCATCAGACGAAAAAATCAGCGTTTATCGAGAGTTTTTCAGCCGTTGCCAACAGTGGTTAAAACCTAAAGGTAAGTTATCGTTGCAAACCATCGCCTACGGTTCATTAAACGCTGAAGATAAAAACGTCTTCACCCAAACAGAGATTTTCCCTGACTCCGAATTACCTCGTCCTGGTGAGATTTTCATAGCCTCCGATGGTTTATTTGAAGTCAAAACCTACCGCAACGATCGCCTCCATTATGGTAAGACTTGTGATTTGTGGCTAAAGAACCTCCGCCGTCAAAAACCACTAGTTATCGAGCAGTTTGGCGAAGAACTCTATCTGAAATACGAGCAATATTTGAAGTTAGCGGTAGCAGGTTTTTACTTCGGACAAATCCTACTCCTCCGGTTTGAAATGCAATCCCTAGCTAAATAA
- a CDS encoding HAD family hydrolase codes for MTASSPKILALDFDGVICDGLIEYFEVAWRAYCQIWSPANDTPPDDLALRFYRLRPVIETGWEMPVLIKALIDDVPEDKILQDWISITPQILLADKLLAKEVAIKLDSLRDEWIATDLDGWLSLHRFYPGVIERLKLAIATQVNVYIVSTKEGRFIQQLLQREGVELPPSAIFGKEVKRPKYETLRELITAVDIQPDNLWFIEDRLKTLELVQQQTDLKQVKLFLADWGYNTQPERKAAQNNQGIKLLSLSQFAKDFAGWL; via the coding sequence ATGACAGCAAGCAGTCCAAAAATTTTAGCTTTAGACTTTGATGGTGTGATTTGTGATGGACTTATTGAATATTTTGAGGTAGCGTGGCGCGCTTACTGTCAAATTTGGTCGCCTGCTAACGATACACCGCCGGATGATTTAGCTTTGAGATTCTATCGTCTCCGACCTGTGATTGAAACAGGTTGGGAAATGCCAGTGTTAATCAAAGCTTTGATTGATGACGTTCCCGAAGATAAAATTCTTCAGGATTGGATCAGCATTACTCCACAGATTTTGTTAGCTGACAAGCTACTGGCAAAAGAAGTTGCAATCAAATTAGATAGCCTGCGGGATGAATGGATAGCTACAGACTTAGATGGCTGGCTGAGTCTACATAGATTTTATCCTGGGGTGATAGAAAGGCTGAAATTAGCGATCGCCACTCAGGTGAATGTATATATTGTTTCTACCAAAGAAGGACGATTTATACAGCAGTTATTGCAACGGGAAGGTGTAGAGTTACCACCCAGTGCAATTTTCGGCAAAGAAGTCAAGCGTCCCAAATACGAAACTTTACGCGAATTAATCACAGCAGTTGATATCCAGCCTGATAACTTATGGTTTATTGAAGATAGACTCAAAACCTTGGAGTTAGTCCAACAACAAACAGACTTAAAACAGGTAAAGCTTTTCCTTGCCGATTGGGGTTATAATACCCAACCAGAAAGAAAAGCTGCCCAAAACAATCAAGGAATTAAATTACTATCCCTGTCTCAATTTGCTAAGGATTTTGCTGGGTGGCTCTAA
- a CDS encoding fatty acyl-AMP ligase: MSSRHLNSLIDKLLLRAESQPHQPLYYFLDTRGREYAHLTYGSLLTAVQQLGTWLSEKTTSGDRVAIQLPTSPEFVITFFACLYTNRIPVPLSSPNRKHNCEHYQRIFADCGASLIVTDTSIRDLFEKEGLTASLPLHTFPSLADIEPLTTPIDRQNNEIGFLQYTSGSTSFPKGVIVSHENIIANQKMIQRTFGHSNNSVGLAWVPLFHDMGLIGSIFQPLYVGFPCYFMSPVTFLQRPKLWLKTISDKRVTTTGGPNFAYDLCLQRVDPSSLEGLSLTSWDVAYNGAEHIKLQTLEEFTHTFAPYGFKKSAFLPCYGLAEATLIVSGTNKFAEPLALTIPCSGDEVLDADASPQQGNTRTVVSNGEVMPELSLRIINPQTLKECPSHHIGEIWIAGPSITRGYWQQPEKNQETFVYRDGLNFLRTGDLGFLDSQQRLYITGRLKDLIVIDGKNYYPQDIEETVKLSHPAFTEVNCAAFSISGTYSQKLVVVSEVVRQFAQQVDCYAEEIKQAVRTAVYNHYQLTVHDTVLLASNTIPRTTSGKIQRQRTKLLYLLQQLETLETVNQF; the protein is encoded by the coding sequence ATGAGTTCTCGTCATTTAAATAGTTTGATTGACAAATTGCTCTTGAGAGCAGAGAGCCAACCCCATCAACCCCTATACTATTTTCTCGATACTAGAGGTAGGGAATATGCTCATCTCACTTACGGTAGTTTATTAACAGCCGTTCAACAATTAGGGACATGGTTGAGCGAAAAAACCACAAGCGGCGATCGCGTCGCCATTCAGTTACCCACTAGCCCTGAATTTGTCATTACGTTTTTCGCTTGTCTTTACACTAATCGCATTCCCGTTCCCCTGAGTTCACCCAATCGCAAACATAACTGCGAACACTATCAACGGATTTTTGCTGATTGTGGTGCTAGTTTAATCGTCACAGATACCAGCATCCGAGACTTATTTGAAAAAGAGGGTTTAACCGCGTCCCTTCCCCTCCACACTTTCCCATCTCTGGCAGATATAGAACCTCTGACCACCCCAATTGACCGACAAAACAACGAAATTGGCTTTTTGCAATATACCTCTGGCTCTACCTCTTTTCCCAAAGGCGTGATAGTTAGTCATGAGAATATCATTGCTAACCAAAAGATGATTCAGCGCACCTTTGGCCATAGCAATAACAGTGTTGGGTTAGCTTGGGTGCCTTTATTTCACGATATGGGACTAATTGGTAGTATCTTTCAGCCCTTATATGTGGGATTTCCCTGTTATTTCATGTCTCCAGTGACTTTTTTGCAACGTCCGAAACTTTGGTTAAAAACCATCTCAGATAAGCGAGTGACAACCACAGGGGGGCCGAATTTTGCCTATGATCTCTGTCTTCAACGTGTCGATCCCTCATCGCTGGAAGGATTATCTTTAACCTCTTGGGATGTAGCCTACAACGGGGCTGAACATATCAAACTGCAAACCTTAGAAGAGTTTACTCATACCTTTGCTCCCTACGGCTTTAAAAAATCTGCCTTTTTACCTTGTTATGGTTTGGCAGAAGCTACTTTAATTGTTAGCGGTACGAATAAATTTGCAGAACCTTTGGCTTTGACTATCCCTTGTAGCGGCGATGAAGTTTTAGATGCCGATGCGTCCCCGCAACAGGGTAATACCCGCACTGTAGTTAGCAATGGTGAGGTGATGCCCGAACTAAGTTTACGCATCATCAATCCGCAAACTCTCAAAGAATGTCCTTCTCATCACATCGGAGAAATTTGGATTGCTGGGCCGAGTATTACACGCGGTTATTGGCAACAACCTGAGAAAAACCAAGAAACATTCGTTTATCGAGATGGCTTGAACTTTCTACGGACGGGAGATTTAGGTTTTCTGGATTCTCAACAGCGACTTTATATTACGGGGCGACTTAAAGATTTGATTGTCATTGACGGGAAAAACTATTATCCCCAAGATATTGAGGAAACTGTGAAACTGTCTCACCCTGCTTTTACGGAAGTCAATTGTGCAGCCTTCTCGATTTCTGGAACTTACTCCCAAAAACTGGTGGTGGTGAGTGAAGTGGTTCGCCAATTCGCACAGCAAGTTGATTGCTACGCAGAGGAGATTAAACAAGCTGTTCGGACTGCTGTTTATAACCATTATCAACTCACAGTACATGATACCGTCCTGTTAGCGTCAAATACTATACCCAGAACTACTAGTGGCAAAATTCAAAGACAGCGTACTAAGTTGCTGTATTTGCTGCAACAACTAGAAACTCTCGAAACAGTCAATCAATTTTAG
- a CDS encoding cytochrome P450: protein MITTAQSPVKFNPFAPGFREDPYTTYKQLRQHNPIHNTLDMWVITKYQDIIQVLNSDAVSVNYIPQYVVQQKVGDIPGLVELGKKAIVFTDPPDHGRLRRLAGQAFSNTNINAHTAHVQQLITELVTPKIHSESFDFAQIAHQIPLYTLSHLLGVPQEYIQPIDEYIHRVRSILEPSLLTKMRIRRIEQDLQSCLAIFQEIIDYRKTHLGGDLLSKLIQARVGEDQLSDSELGIACVMTYVAGHETSKGLLTNGVLAFIQHPEQWQIFRQGKATAKQVINEILRFDPPLQQTVRLAVSDLQIGSETIHKGEKMLLCLASANRDEAQFENADTFDITRDAATQIAFGHGIHNCLGQMIARLEGQLLFTYLCEQVQEMRLATDNYRWHPEGFITRTLTNLPVTFTPADSTI, encoded by the coding sequence GTGATTACTACCGCCCAATCGCCTGTGAAATTTAACCCTTTTGCACCAGGCTTCCGAGAAGATCCTTACACTACCTATAAACAACTGCGCCAACACAATCCGATTCACAATACCTTAGATATGTGGGTGATCACCAAATATCAAGATATTATCCAAGTGTTGAACTCCGATGCAGTTAGTGTTAACTACATTCCTCAATACGTAGTGCAGCAAAAGGTTGGTGATATTCCGGGTTTAGTGGAATTAGGCAAAAAAGCGATCGTCTTTACTGACCCGCCAGATCATGGTCGCTTACGTCGTTTGGCAGGACAAGCTTTCAGTAACACTAACATTAATGCTCATACTGCCCATGTTCAACAGCTAATTACGGAATTAGTGACACCAAAAATTCATTCCGAAAGTTTTGACTTTGCCCAGATTGCCCATCAAATACCCTTATATACTCTTTCCCATTTGCTGGGCGTTCCCCAGGAATATATCCAGCCTATCGATGAATATATTCATCGCGTGCGTTCTATCTTAGAACCGAGTTTGTTAACTAAAATGCGTATCCGGCGCATTGAACAAGATTTACAATCATGCCTAGCTATTTTCCAAGAAATCATTGATTACCGTAAAACCCATCTCGGAGGAGATTTACTTAGTAAATTAATTCAGGCCAGAGTCGGAGAAGACCAACTCTCAGACAGTGAGTTAGGGATAGCCTGTGTGATGACTTATGTAGCTGGTCATGAAACTTCTAAAGGATTGTTAACTAACGGAGTTCTAGCCTTTATTCAACATCCTGAACAGTGGCAGATTTTCCGCCAAGGTAAAGCTACCGCCAAACAAGTCATTAATGAAATTCTGCGCTTTGATCCACCGTTACAACAAACTGTACGTCTAGCAGTCAGCGACTTACAAATAGGCTCTGAAACTATTCACAAAGGTGAGAAAATGCTGCTGTGTTTGGCTTCCGCCAACCGAGATGAGGCGCAATTTGAAAATGCTGATACCTTTGATATCACGCGAGATGCAGCGACACAGATAGCTTTTGGGCATGGTATCCACAACTGTCTAGGACAGATGATTGCCCGACTAGAAGGACAGCTTTTATTTACCTACCTCTGTGAACAGGTACAGGAAATGAGATTGGCGACTGATAATTATCGTTGGCATCCAGAGGGTTTTATCACTCGTACCTTAACCAATTTACCGGTGACTTTTACCCCTGCTGATTCCACAATCTAG
- a CDS encoding PaaI family thioesterase translates to MDTTVKTEKLTKPVAKIRTPANIVSLREAIKTSPFTVWINTEVTACEDGFAELIVSMREELKQHNGFTHGAVIGFLIDSACCWAAASKVGDVVTAEYKLNFIAPAVGEKLIARGYVIKSTFSQVITRADVFSVKGTKENLVATGLATVTPYG, encoded by the coding sequence ATGGATACTACAGTCAAGACCGAAAAACTGACCAAACCTGTGGCGAAAATCAGAACTCCTGCAAACATCGTCTCACTAAGAGAAGCCATTAAAACCTCTCCCTTTACAGTCTGGATAAACACAGAAGTTACTGCTTGTGAAGATGGCTTTGCTGAATTAATTGTCTCGATGCGAGAGGAATTAAAACAACATAATGGTTTTACCCACGGAGCTGTAATTGGCTTTTTAATTGATAGTGCCTGCTGTTGGGCAGCAGCATCTAAGGTTGGTGATGTGGTCACTGCTGAATATAAACTAAACTTTATCGCTCCTGCGGTTGGAGAAAAATTGATTGCTAGAGGTTATGTAATTAAATCGACTTTTAGCCAAGTGATTACCAGGGCTGATGTCTTTTCTGTGAAAGGAACTAAAGAAAACTTAGTGGCTACAGGTTTAGCTACTGTCACCCCCTACGGCTGA
- a CDS encoding acyl-CoA desaturase, with protein sequence MTMQQTSYLVDTPEQYSVTEVTEVFPATEIDDRYPQYQALSGVRKWIRYAWYPMIDLISVMGTIAAIASFERQGISWIDLGILLFMFNFVGLAGEAGMHRLFAHKSYKVIKPLRILLAVAGSMTGESPILEYVAYHRRHHIYADQQGDPHTPYYIDAEQPLSRIRNIWHSFFGWKYNSKTSQMAAPEKYAKDLLAEPAMVIINNSFYGIVLASFVLPALLGLVLTGTVAGAWTAFLWGGCFRFLVMTLMGDLIIRAGCHLFGTRPFIDQANSHSGNIWFLAIPSLGLAWHNNHHAFPGSALLNIDWWQIDPSGSFISLLEKLGWATNVKRPTPEQVKAKRLN encoded by the coding sequence ATGACAATGCAGCAAACAAGCTATTTAGTTGATACCCCAGAGCAGTATTCTGTCACAGAAGTCACAGAAGTTTTCCCAGCTACAGAAATAGACGATCGCTATCCTCAATATCAAGCCCTGTCTGGTGTGAGGAAATGGATAAGATATGCGTGGTATCCCATGATCGATCTGATCAGTGTCATGGGAACAATAGCTGCGATCGCTTCTTTTGAGCGTCAAGGCATAAGTTGGATTGACTTGGGAATTTTGCTATTCATGTTTAACTTTGTGGGTTTAGCCGGAGAAGCGGGAATGCACCGACTCTTCGCCCACAAAAGCTATAAAGTTATCAAACCCCTACGGATTCTTTTAGCTGTTGCTGGTTCAATGACGGGTGAATCACCCATTCTTGAGTATGTAGCCTATCATCGTCGGCATCACATCTATGCAGACCAACAAGGTGATCCCCATACTCCCTATTACATTGATGCAGAACAGCCTTTATCTAGAATCAGAAATATTTGGCATTCCTTTTTTGGCTGGAAATATAACTCTAAAACCAGCCAAATGGCTGCACCCGAAAAATATGCCAAGGATTTACTTGCTGAACCTGCAATGGTCATCATCAATAACTCTTTTTATGGCATTGTTTTAGCATCTTTCGTTTTACCAGCTTTGCTAGGGTTGGTCTTGACTGGGACTGTTGCTGGCGCGTGGACGGCTTTTCTGTGGGGGGGCTGTTTTCGATTCTTAGTGATGACTCTCATGGGAGATTTAATTATTCGCGCCGGGTGTCATCTGTTTGGCACTCGTCCCTTTATTGATCAAGCTAATAGTCACAGTGGTAACATTTGGTTTCTCGCGATTCCCTCTTTGGGACTAGCATGGCATAACAATCATCATGCTTTTCCTGGTTCTGCCCTCCTCAACATTGATTGGTGGCAAATAGATCCCAGTGGTTCATTTATTAGCCTGTTGGAAAAACTTGGTTGGGCTACAAATGTCAAGCGACCAACTCCCGAACAGGTAAAGGCGAAACGGTTGAATTAA
- a CDS encoding acyl carrier protein, which yields MKTQQQISQWIKTYLADILEVESDEIDENYEFERFGLNSSAAVSLVGDLEEWLGFELSPALFFEFNTIAQVSAHLAEMTQTENSLENAA from the coding sequence ATGAAAACTCAACAACAAATTAGCCAATGGATCAAAACCTACTTAGCTGATATTCTCGAAGTCGAGTCAGATGAGATTGACGAGAACTACGAATTTGAAAGATTTGGACTTAATTCTTCAGCCGCAGTATCCCTCGTAGGAGATTTAGAAGAATGGTTAGGTTTTGAACTCAGTCCGGCTTTGTTTTTTGAGTTCAATACAATTGCTCAAGTGTCTGCTCATCTAGCGGAAATGACACAAACAGAAAACTCTCTAGAAAATGCTGCTTAG
- a CDS encoding PEP-CTERM sorting domain-containing protein (PEP-CTERM proteins occur, often in large numbers, in the proteomes of bacteria that also encode an exosortase, a predicted intramembrane cysteine proteinase. The presence of a PEP-CTERM domain at a protein's C-terminus predicts cleavage within the sorting domain, followed by covalent anchoring to some some component of the (usually Gram-negative) cell surface. Many PEP-CTERM proteins exhibit an unusual sequence composition that includes large numbers of potential glycosylation sites. Expression of one such protein has been shown restore the ability of a bacterium to form floc, a type of biofilm.) gives MSARKTICCLASVTLVFAVLSKSASAATIKQTFSDFYGTFDSVNLPIGGREIPTGVISASQNPNLPSVVTFDTDTKQTTFNLKFLLDFPLLKALGLPSVPIAPFETGSYRVDGKDLIADVTGQGIVSGSSPFAGIQTFFQVRWRVTSPLNTSIFLGQIESEVVTICPPSSPCVQTTGTGKATIASASVPEPGTIAGIIAVGATGFWMKRRWQLSY, from the coding sequence ATGTCCGCCAGAAAAACTATTTGCTGTCTTGCTTCAGTAACTTTAGTATTTGCTGTACTGTCTAAATCTGCGTCAGCCGCTACTATTAAACAGACTTTTTCTGATTTTTATGGCACTTTTGATTCAGTTAATTTACCAATTGGTGGAAGAGAAATTCCTACAGGGGTGATTTCTGCAAGCCAAAACCCAAATTTGCCTAGTGTAGTTACTTTTGATACTGACACTAAACAAACTACTTTTAATCTCAAATTTTTACTTGATTTTCCACTTTTGAAGGCTTTGGGACTACCATCTGTTCCTATTGCTCCTTTTGAGACAGGTTCATATAGGGTTGATGGAAAAGATTTAATAGCCGATGTGACAGGTCAAGGAATAGTCAGTGGTTCTTCTCCTTTTGCGGGAATACAGACGTTCTTTCAAGTGCGATGGAGAGTTACAAGTCCTCTAAATACCTCTATTTTTCTGGGACAAATCGAGTCAGAAGTTGTGACAATTTGTCCACCTTCGAGTCCGTGCGTTCAAACTACTGGTACAGGTAAAGCCACTATTGCTTCGGCTTCTGTTCCCGAACCTGGAACAATAGCAGGAATTATTGCTGTTGGTGCAACGGGTTTCTGGATGAAACGTAGATGGCAACTGTCTTATTAA
- a CDS encoding fatty acid desaturase, with product MNTELVDVESILTDNTKRKKVVDNPFLHSLQKRHFILFQILPFVGTLIALPLIPYLPFGAFELFLFVLFWLITGFGVSSGYHRLFTHRSYKTHEAVQAMLAIWGAMAGQGGVISWSALHRRHHELSDKPGDPHSPNLHGSDWRDRIRGLVHSHLTWMYKHPYPSVVHYVPDLIKNKTLIRVDRYYYLWASLGLILPAVLGGLYHWSLAGALAGFIWGGVFRILWGGHTIWAINSFLHCFGAKRFETEEHSHNFGLIALLTFGESWHNNHHAFPASASFGLEWYRLDPGYWFIQLLQVLHLAWDVKVPTPEKIQAREINA from the coding sequence ATGAATACAGAACTAGTAGATGTCGAGTCAATTTTAACTGACAATACAAAGCGGAAAAAAGTGGTGGATAACCCTTTTCTGCATAGTCTACAAAAGAGACATTTTATCCTCTTTCAAATCCTGCCATTTGTAGGAACCTTAATCGCTCTGCCGTTAATACCTTATTTACCATTTGGAGCATTTGAGCTATTCCTGTTTGTTTTATTTTGGCTAATTACAGGATTTGGGGTATCGTCTGGCTACCATCGTTTATTTACCCACCGTTCCTACAAAACCCATGAAGCCGTGCAAGCTATGTTGGCTATTTGGGGTGCAATGGCGGGTCAAGGAGGTGTGATTTCATGGTCTGCGTTACATCGTCGCCACCATGAATTGAGTGATAAACCTGGTGATCCACACTCACCCAATCTGCATGGTAGTGATTGGCGCGATCGCATTCGCGGTTTAGTTCATTCCCACCTGACTTGGATGTACAAGCATCCATATCCTAGCGTTGTCCACTACGTACCGGATTTAATTAAAAACAAAACTCTCATCAGAGTTGATCGCTACTACTATCTATGGGCTTCTTTAGGCTTAATATTACCTGCTGTTTTAGGAGGTCTGTACCACTGGAGTCTCGCAGGTGCGTTAGCTGGGTTTATTTGGGGAGGAGTCTTCAGAATCCTCTGGGGAGGACACACCATTTGGGCAATCAATTCCTTCTTGCATTGCTTTGGTGCGAAGCGTTTTGAAACCGAAGAACACAGTCATAATTTTGGACTGATTGCCCTATTGACCTTCGGCGAGTCATGGCACAACAATCACCATGCGTTTCCGGCTTCAGCTTCCTTTGGTTTGGAGTGGTATCGCTTAGATCCTGGCTACTGGTTCATTCAACTACTACAAGTTCTACATCTGGCTTGGGATGTTAAAGTTCCTACCCCAGAAAAAATTCAAGCACGAGAAATCAACGCCTAA
- a CDS encoding MAPEG family protein, translating into MSPLVSLITALALLLYLGLTINVSRYRVKYNVPAPQMTGNPNFERVLRVQQNTLEQLVLFLPGVWLFSVYVSPSWGTGIGVVWLIGRIAYAWGYYQAPKKRVIGFGVSSISSLVLLLGSLIGILLSSFQS; encoded by the coding sequence ATGTCACCTTTAGTTAGTCTGATTACTGCTTTGGCACTGTTGTTGTACTTGGGTTTAACAATTAATGTCAGTAGATATAGAGTCAAGTACAATGTACCTGCTCCTCAAATGACGGGAAATCCAAACTTTGAAAGAGTGCTGCGAGTCCAACAAAACACTCTAGAACAGTTAGTGTTATTTTTACCTGGGGTATGGTTATTTTCTGTTTACGTTAGTCCATCCTGGGGAACAGGAATTGGTGTAGTTTGGTTGATAGGAAGAATCGCATATGCTTGGGGATATTATCAAGCTCCTAAGAAGCGGGTTATTGGTTTTGGTGTCAGTTCTATCAGTAGTTTAGTCTTACTCTTAGGTTCGCTTATTGGCATTCTGCTTTCTTCTTTCCAGTCATAA
- a CDS encoding DNA double-strand break repair nuclease NurA, producing MLDLTKLARQMQGLSQHLSQEAAASRQRLELAQQHFQKAIESQNEVIALQEKWRDRILFASATPLEPLNTCIDIPTPPKVHTVIATDGSQIAPNHHEIAYCYLLNIGRVVLHYGQNRYPIMDSLPEVFYRPEDLYMSRQWGIKTEDWMSYRRTASEATVLAELAKGLGSMGAGGRGAGGQGAGGAGELPNAQCPIPTLAMVDGSLIYWFLEQLPTDARDRILPPILEAWQQMRDVQIPLMGYLSASRNVEGVNFLRLLACPHPAPDCVSYCPNQLEKVPCKVFEPLRDTALWTTQLKPGQRGPLWRSNNRILELYGDQTIYFCYVHVGTEIARIEIPSWVAENTDILNQALGLMLAQVQKGYGYPVAIAEAHNQAVVRGGDRSRFFALLEKQMIKAGLKNVGTSYKEARKRGSIA from the coding sequence ATGCTTGATTTAACGAAATTAGCGCGACAAATGCAGGGTTTAAGTCAGCATCTTTCCCAAGAGGCTGCGGCGAGTCGTCAACGTTTAGAGTTGGCACAACAGCATTTTCAAAAGGCGATTGAGTCTCAAAATGAGGTGATTGCACTCCAGGAAAAATGGCGCGATCGCATTCTCTTTGCTAGTGCTACACCCCTTGAGCCGTTAAATACTTGCATAGATATTCCCACCCCTCCCAAGGTACACACTGTTATTGCTACTGATGGTTCGCAAATCGCCCCTAACCATCATGAAATAGCTTACTGTTATCTCCTAAATATCGGTCGGGTAGTCCTTCACTATGGGCAGAATCGCTATCCGATTATGGATAGTTTACCAGAGGTATTTTACCGCCCAGAAGATTTATATATGTCCCGACAATGGGGAATTAAAACTGAGGATTGGATGAGTTATCGCCGCACTGCATCGGAAGCGACGGTATTAGCTGAGTTGGCGAAGGGACTGGGGAGCATGGGGGCGGGGGGCAGGGGAGCAGGGGGGCAGGGGGCAGGGGGAGCAGGGGAACTCCCCAATGCCCAATGCCCAATTCCTACCTTGGCAATGGTGGATGGTTCATTAATTTACTGGTTTTTGGAACAATTACCGACTGATGCACGCGATCGCATCTTACCTCCGATTCTGGAAGCATGGCAGCAAATGCGAGATGTACAGATTCCTTTGATGGGTTATCTGAGTGCTTCTCGGAATGTGGAAGGGGTGAATTTTTTAAGGTTGTTGGCTTGTCCCCATCCTGCACCAGATTGTGTAAGTTATTGTCCTAATCAATTAGAAAAAGTCCCCTGTAAAGTTTTTGAACCTCTGCGCGATACTGCTTTATGGACAACGCAACTAAAGCCAGGACAACGGGGGCCTTTGTGGCGTAGTAATAACCGTATTCTAGAACTGTACGGGGATCAAACTATCTATTTTTGTTATGTTCATGTGGGGACGGAAATAGCGAGGATAGAAATTCCGTCATGGGTAGCAGAAAATACAGATATCCTTAACCAAGCTTTGGGATTGATGCTGGCACAGGTACAAAAAGGCTATGGTTATCCTGTGGCGATCGCAGAAGCCCATAATCAGGCTGTAGTTAGAGGTGGCGATCGTAGTCGTTTCTTTGCGTTGTTAGAGAAACAAATGATTAAAGCTGGCTTGAAAAATGTTGGTACTTCTTACAAAGAAGCAAGAAAACGCGGCAGTATTGCTTAG